The DNA sequence CCAGCAGCGCCGTCAGGCGCTGGAGGCTTTCGCGCGCGGCCTCCTCCAGCGCAGCCGGCGTGCACGCGCCGATGCCGGCAACCGGCGCACAAAGAAACGGCGGATCGAACTTGTCGACGCGGAACGTGATCGGCTCGTAGCCGCGGTGAAAGGGCTCGGAGAAGCCGAGGCTGACCGAGCCGATGGTGTCGCCGTGGTAGGCCTCGGTCAGCGTCACGAAGCGCGTGCGCTGCGGCTGCCCGACCTGCCGCCAGTACTGGAACGCCATGCGCAGCGCGACCTCGACCGCGGTGGAGCCGGAGTCGGAGAAGAAGACTCGCGTCAGTTGCTCCGGCGTCAGCTCGACCAGGCGGCGTGCCAGCTCGATGGCCGGCACGTGGCTGAGGCCGAGCAGCGTCGAGTGCTGCACGCGATCGATCTGGTCCTTGAGCGCCGCGACGATGTGCGGATGGCCGTGCCCGTGCACGTTGCACCACAGCGAGGAGACGCCGTCGAGGTAGCGCTTGCCGTCGACGTCGATGAGGAAGAAGCCCTCGGCGCGCTCGACGATGATCGGCTCGTAGCTGCCCCACTCGCTGGCCTGCGTGAAGGGATGCCACAGGAAACGCCGGTCGTCGTCGCGCAGGCGCTCGCGGCGGGACTGCTCGGCGCTCATCGCCCCGTGCCTCCGAGCACCTCGACCAGCGCGCGGAACGCATTCTCGATCTGCTCGTCGGTGTGCGTGGCCATCAGGCTCAGCCGAAGGCGCGAAGTCCCCGGCGGCACGGTGGGCGGACGAATGGCGGCGACATAGAAGCCGCGCTGCAGGAGCGCGTCGGCGGCGGCAACGGTGCGCGAGGCATCGCCGATGAGGATCGGCAGGATCTGGCTGTCCAGGTTGGACACGTCCAGTCCCGCCTCGCGCAGGCGCAGCCCGAGCTGGCGTGCACGCGTCCGAAGCTGTGCGGCGCGCTGCGGCTCCTGCTCGATGACGTCGAGCGCGGCATCGGCCGCCGCCGCGCACGACGGCGGCAGACCCGTCGTGAAGATGAAGGAGCGCGAGCGGTTGAGGAGGTGATCGATGAGCCGGCGCGAGCCGGCCACGTAGGCGCCGAAGCTGCCGAGCGCCTTTCCGAGCGTGCCCATCTGCACGTCCACGCTCGCGGTCAGGCCGAGCTCGGCCACCACGCCCGCGCCGCGCGGGCCGAACACGCCGGCGCCGTGCGCCTCGTCCACCATCACCCATGCCTCATGATCGCGCGCAGCATCGACGATCTCGCGCAGCGGCGCGATGTCGCCGTCCATCGAGAACACCGACTCGGTGACGACCAGCACGCGCCGCGCCCCCGCGCACTGCGCGAGCACGTGCCGCAGATCCTCGACGTCGGCGTGGCGGTAGATGGCCACGCGCGCGCGAGAGAGGCGGCAGCCGTCGATGATGCTGGCGTGGTTGAGCTCGTCGCTGACGACGACATCCTCGCTGCCGAGGAGCGCGGTCAGGACGCCGATGTTGGCCTGATAGCCGGTCGAGTAGACGAGCGCAGCCTCGGTGCGCTTCCACAACGCGATGCTTTCCTCGAGCCGCGCGTGCGCCTCCATGTGGCCGGAGATCAGGCGCGAGGAGACGGCGCTGGCGCCGTGGGCGCGAGTCTCGGCGGCGGCCGCGGCGAGCACCGCCGGATGATCGGCCAGGCCGAGGTAATTGTTCGAGCACAGCAGCACGACCCGGCGGCCGTCGATCTCGACGACCGGCCCCTGCGCGCCGGCGATGCGCCGCAGGCGCCGGCGCAGTCCGCGCGCGTCGATGGCGGCCAGCTCGCCGGCGAGGACCTCGTCGAGCGAGGGCCGTCGCGCGTCGGCCGTGTCCGGCTCCGCGGCCGTGTTGGCGGCGGGTGACGCGGCGGGTGACGCGGCGAGCGCGCCTGCCGTCGAGCGGAGCGAGGAGGAAGATGATGGGCGTGTCATGGCGCCGGCCGCAGGGGTCGCGCTAGCTAAGGACGTGAGCACGAGTAGTCAACCGCGACGTCCGGCGCGGGTTTACTTCCGAGGCGCCGCGGCAGGCCGCGATCGCCGCGTCTCTGCGCACGTCTGCGCCGTTTCCTCGGCGTGGCGGCGGTGATGTAGAGGGCGCCGATGGCCACGCGCTCCAAGCCCACCACCACCTTCGTCTGCCAGGACTGCGGCCACCGCCAGAGCCGCTGGGCCGGGCAGTGCCCGGCATGCAAAGCGTGGAACCGCATCGTGGAGGAGGCGGAGCGGCCGGTCAGTGCGCCTCGCCGGCGCGCCGGAGACGTCGTCGACCTGACCTCGGCGGCCGCGGCGATGCCGCTGGCGGAGATCCCGGCCGAGGCCGGCGCCGAGCGCATGGTCACCGGCATCGGGGAGCTCGATCGCGTTCTCGGCGGCGGGATCGTGCCGGGGTCGGCGGTGCTGGTGGGCGGCGATCCGGGCGTAGGCAAATCGACGCTGGCCATTCAGCTGGCGGCCGGCCTGGCTGCGCGCGGCGAGGTCGTTCTCTACGTCAGCGGCGAGGAGGCGGCGGCGCAGGTCCGCCGCCGCGGCGAGCGCCTGGACCTGCCGATGGACGGCATCCTCGCCATCACCGCCACCGACGTCGATGCGATCTTGCGCGCGATGAAGGCCACGCGCGCGGCGGCGGTGATCGTCGATTCGGTGCAGACGGTGTTCACGGCGCGGGTGGAATCGGCGCCGGGGTCGGTCGCGCAGCTGCGCGAGGCGACGGCCGAGCTGATCACGGCGGCGCGCGCGCTGCCGTCGGCGCTGTGGCTGATCGGCCACGTCACCAAGGAAGGCGTCGTTGCCGGTCCGCGAGTGCTCGAGCACATGGTCGACACCGTCCTCTACTTCGAGGGCGAGCAGCGCGGCGCGTTCCGCATCCTGCGCGCGGTCAAGAACCGCTTCGGCCCCACCGGCGAGATCGGCGTGTTCGAGATGCACGGCAACGGTCTGGTCGAGGTCAGCAATCCCTCCGAGGCGCTGGGCGGGCGCATCGGGCGCGAGGCGGCAGGCTCAGTCATCTCCGCGTGCATCGAGGGAACCCGGCCGATGCTGGTCGAGATCCAGGCGCTCGTGCCGACCTCGACTCCGGCCATGGCCCGCCGCACCAGCCTCGGCATCGACTCGTCACGCGTGGCGATGCTGGCGGCGGTGCTCGACAAGCACGTGGGCCTGGAGCTGCTCGGCAAGGACATCTTCGTCAACACGGCCGGCGGCATTCGCATCGATGATCCGGGCGTGGACCTGGCGGTGGTGGCGGCGCTGGCCTCGAGCTTCGTCACGCGCGCGGTGCCCGCGCGCACGCTGGTGCTCGGCGAGGTCGGACTGACCGGAGAGGTGCGGCCGGTGGCGCAGGTTCGTGCGCGCCTTCGCGAGGCGGCGCGGCTCGGCTTCACCCGCGTCGTGCTGAGCGCGCAGGAACGCGAGCGCGCAAGAGAGACAGGCGTGGAAGTCCTGGAAGTCGATACCGTACGGCAAGCCTGGGCGGTTCTTGGGGGCAGGTCCTGAACGCGCGGCTTTCGCAAGACCGTAAGTTCAGGACCTGACGCCGTTCGTCACTGCGCGATGGGAGTGTTCTCTCCGAGGATCGGGCGCAACGCAGCGACGTTGTACGTGATCTCCGCCTTCTCCTTGAGCTGGCGGATGAACTCGTCGAGCGCCTCCTGCTCGCGCTTGGCACGCAGTTCCTCGATCTGCTCGTCCTTGACGGTGTCGAACTCGGAGCGCTCGGCTTCGGTGACGCTGTCGCGCGCGAAGACGTAGGCCTTCGGGCCGACGGCGAACGTGCGAGGCAGGAGCTCGCCGTCCTCCTTGGTCGCGAACGCCACCTCGCCCAGGCCCGGAACGGCGCCGAGCGTGCCGTAGGTGCGAGCGGTCTCGGCAAACGGCTCGCTTTTTTTGACCTCGAGCCCGTCCTTCTCCGCAAGCTGCTGCAGCGTCATGCCGGCCTTGGCCGACTCGAGCAGCTCGTCGGCACGCTTTCGCGCCAGCTCGTTGGCCTTGTCCTGCTTGTAGTCGGCTTCGACCTGCTCGCGCACGTCGGCCAGCTCGGGCAGGTAGCTCTCCTTCCGCTCGGCCAGCGCGATCAGGTAGTAGTTCTCTCCAACCTTGACCGGCGGCGCATGCTTGCCGACTTCCTGCAGCGACAGCGCCGCCTGGGCGAACGCCGGCGAGGGGCCGATGCCGGGAATGATGTCGTCCTGATCGAACAGCGGCGTCTCCTCGATCTTCAGCCCGCGCTCCTGCGCGATGGTCTCGAGCGTTGCGCCCTCGTCGAGCGCGGCGGCATCGGCGGCCGAGTCTTCGAACACCTTGTCGATGGCGTTCTGGCGGCCGAGCGTCTTGACGATCTCCTCGCGCACCTCTTCCAGAGGCGCCACGCCCGCTTCTCGCTTGTCGTAGACCTGGATGATGTGAAAGCCGAAGTTGGTCTCGACGATGCCGCTGATCTTGCCCTTCTCCAGCTCAAAGGCGG is a window from the Candidatus Limnocylindrales bacterium genome containing:
- the bioF gene encoding 8-amino-7-oxononanoate synthase, yielding MTRPSSSSSLRSTAGALAASPAASPAANTAAEPDTADARRPSLDEVLAGELAAIDARGLRRRLRRIAGAQGPVVEIDGRRVVLLCSNNYLGLADHPAVLAAAAAETRAHGASAVSSRLISGHMEAHARLEESIALWKRTEAALVYSTGYQANIGVLTALLGSEDVVVSDELNHASIIDGCRLSRARVAIYRHADVEDLRHVLAQCAGARRVLVVTESVFSMDGDIAPLREIVDAARDHEAWVMVDEAHGAGVFGPRGAGVVAELGLTASVDVQMGTLGKALGSFGAYVAGSRRLIDHLLNRSRSFIFTTGLPPSCAAAADAALDVIEQEPQRAAQLRTRARQLGLRLREAGLDVSNLDSQILPILIGDASRTVAAADALLQRGFYVAAIRPPTVPPGTSRLRLSLMATHTDEQIENAFRALVEVLGGTGR
- the radA gene encoding DNA repair protein RadA; its protein translation is MATRSKPTTTFVCQDCGHRQSRWAGQCPACKAWNRIVEEAERPVSAPRRRAGDVVDLTSAAAAMPLAEIPAEAGAERMVTGIGELDRVLGGGIVPGSAVLVGGDPGVGKSTLAIQLAAGLAARGEVVLYVSGEEAAAQVRRRGERLDLPMDGILAITATDVDAILRAMKATRAAAVIVDSVQTVFTARVESAPGSVAQLREATAELITAARALPSALWLIGHVTKEGVVAGPRVLEHMVDTVLYFEGEQRGAFRILRAVKNRFGPTGEIGVFEMHGNGLVEVSNPSEALGGRIGREAAGSVISACIEGTRPMLVEIQALVPTSTPAMARRTSLGIDSSRVAMLAAVLDKHVGLELLGKDIFVNTAGGIRIDDPGVDLAVVAALASSFVTRAVPARTLVLGEVGLTGEVRPVAQVRARLREAARLGFTRVVLSAQERERARETGVEVLEVDTVRQAWAVLGGRS